A genomic region of Candidatus Pseudomonas phytovorans contains the following coding sequences:
- the trxC gene encoding thioredoxin TrxC, translating to MPEPLVIPCPHCNGLNRLPAERLADAPKCGRCKQAVLLSQPFELTEASYASQIKGDLPLLVDIWADWCGPCKSFAPTFEQAARQLTGRCRLAKLDSEANRNLAGQLGIRSIPSLLLFKNGREVSRQAGAFPLQSLLEWLRSQGV from the coding sequence ATGCCCGAACCACTGGTAATCCCCTGCCCCCACTGCAACGGCCTGAACCGCCTACCAGCGGAACGCCTGGCTGATGCACCAAAATGCGGCCGCTGCAAACAGGCCGTTCTGCTGAGCCAGCCCTTCGAACTCACCGAAGCCAGCTACGCCAGCCAGATCAAAGGCGACCTGCCGCTGCTGGTGGACATCTGGGCCGACTGGTGCGGCCCGTGCAAATCCTTCGCGCCCACCTTTGAACAGGCGGCCCGCCAACTGACCGGCCGCTGCCGCCTGGCCAAGCTAGACAGCGAAGCCAACCGTAACCTGGCGGGGCAACTGGGCATTCGCTCGATCCCCAGCCTGCTGCTGTTCAAGAACGGCCGCGAAGTCAGCCGCCAGGCCGGGGCGTTTCCACTCCAGTCGCTGTTGGAGTGGTTGCGTAGCCAAGGGGTTTAA
- a CDS encoding MFS transporter, whose product MWIEKGTPAFMKTVLALFSGGFATFALLYCVQPMMPLLSKEFAINAAQSSLVLSVSTAMLALGLLITGPISDRIGRKPVMVFALVCAALSTLASAVMPSWELVLATRALVGLSLSGLAAVAMTYLSEEIHPQHIGLAMGLYIGGNAIGGMSGRLITGVLIDFVSWHTAMLCIGGLALVAALVFWKVLPESRNFRPQVMNPRSLLDGFVVHFKDAGLPWLFLEAFLLMGAFVTLFNYIGYRLLADPYHMNQALVGLLSVVYLSGIYSSAQVGALADKLGRRNVFWASIVVMAGGLLMTLASPLAMVIVGMLVFTFGFFGAHSVASSWIGRRALKAKGQASSLYLFSYYAGSSVAGTAGGVFWHQWGWNGIGLFIGSLLAVALLVALHLSKLPPKSV is encoded by the coding sequence ATGTGGATCGAAAAAGGCACCCCCGCCTTCATGAAGACCGTGCTGGCCCTGTTCAGCGGCGGCTTCGCCACCTTTGCCCTGCTGTATTGCGTACAGCCGATGATGCCGCTGCTGTCGAAGGAATTTGCGATCAATGCGGCGCAGAGCAGCCTGGTGCTGTCGGTGTCCACCGCCATGCTGGCGCTCGGCCTGCTGATTACCGGCCCCATCTCCGACCGCATCGGGCGCAAACCGGTAATGGTGTTCGCCCTGGTCTGCGCTGCCCTTTCCACCCTGGCCAGCGCCGTGATGCCGAGCTGGGAGCTGGTACTGGCCACCCGTGCGCTGGTCGGCCTGTCACTGAGTGGCCTTGCGGCGGTGGCGATGACCTACCTGAGCGAAGAGATCCACCCGCAGCACATCGGCCTGGCCATGGGCCTGTACATCGGCGGCAACGCCATTGGCGGCATGAGCGGGCGGCTTATCACCGGTGTATTGATCGACTTCGTCAGTTGGCACACGGCGATGCTTTGCATTGGCGGCCTGGCCCTGGTGGCAGCGCTGGTGTTCTGGAAGGTGCTGCCCGAGTCGCGCAATTTCCGCCCACAGGTAATGAACCCGCGCAGCCTGCTGGACGGCTTCGTCGTGCACTTCAAGGACGCGGGCCTGCCTTGGCTGTTCCTTGAGGCCTTCCTGCTGATGGGTGCCTTCGTCACCCTGTTCAACTACATCGGCTACCGCTTGTTGGCCGACCCCTACCACATGAACCAGGCACTGGTCGGTTTGCTGTCGGTGGTGTACCTGTCGGGCATCTACAGTTCGGCACAGGTGGGTGCCTTGGCCGACAAGCTGGGCCGGCGCAACGTATTCTGGGCCAGCATCGTGGTGATGGCAGGTGGCTTGCTGATGACCCTGGCCAGCCCGCTGGCGATGGTGATCGTGGGCATGCTGGTGTTCACCTTCGGCTTCTTTGGCGCGCACTCGGTGGCCAGCAGCTGGATCGGCCGACGGGCGTTGAAGGCCAAGGGGCAAGCATCGTCGCTGTACCTGTTCAGCTATTACGCAGGCTCCAGCGTGGCCGGTACGGCGGGCGGGGTGTTCTGGCACCAGTGGGGCTGGAATGGTATAGGGCTGTTCATTGGCAGCCTGCTGGCGGTGGCGTTGCTGGTGGCTTTGCACTTGAGCAAGTTACCGCCCAAATCGGTGTGA
- a CDS encoding NirD/YgiW/YdeI family stress tolerance protein produces the protein MKAHYLALILAPLFSTAALAATYTGPGAQSVTTVAAANEAADDTPVVLQGFVTKKINNDDKYEFRDNTGTITVEIDDEDLPPTPFNDKTKVKLTGEVEKHLMSREVDVDIVEIIN, from the coding sequence ATGAAAGCTCATTACCTTGCACTGATCCTTGCCCCACTGTTCAGCACCGCCGCGCTGGCCGCGACCTACACCGGCCCCGGCGCCCAGTCGGTCACCACCGTGGCCGCTGCCAACGAAGCTGCCGATGACACTCCGGTTGTGCTACAAGGGTTTGTGACCAAGAAAATCAACAACGACGACAAGTACGAATTCAGGGACAACACCGGCACCATCACCGTCGAGATCGATGACGAAGACCTGCCGCCAACGCCGTTCAACGACAAGACCAAGGTCAAGCTGACCGGTGAGGTGGAGAAGCACCTGATGAGCCGGGAAGTGGATGTGGATATTGTCGAGATCATCAACTGA
- a CDS encoding YdiU family protein: protein MKALDQLTFDNRFARLGDAFSTQVLPEPIADPRLVVASESAMALLDLDPAQAEQPVFAELFSGHKMWEEADPRAMVYSGHQFGSYNPRLGDGRGLLLAEVVNDAGDHWDLHLKGAGQTPYSRMGDGRAVLRSSIREFLASEALHALGIPTSRALCVIGSSTAVWRETRESAAMLTRLAQSHVRFGHFEYFYYTKQPEQQRVLIDHVLQQHYPECCDAEQPYLAMFRTIVERNAELIARWQAYGFCHGVMNTDNMSILGITFDFGPYAFLDDFDANFICNHSDDRGRYSYANQVPIAHWNLSALAQALTTVIEVEPLKEALGLFLPLYQAHYLDLMRRRLGLTSAEDDDMALVERLLQCMQRGGVDYNLFFRKLGEQPVAEALQVVRNDFIDLAGFDAWGTDYLARCERDAGNAEGRRERMHAVNPLYILRNYLAQKAIEAAEAGDYSEVRQLHQVLSKPFEEQPGMQAYAERPPEWGKHLEISCSS from the coding sequence GTGAAAGCCCTCGACCAACTCACCTTCGACAACCGCTTCGCCCGCCTGGGCGACGCGTTCTCCACCCAGGTGCTGCCCGAACCCATCGCAGACCCGCGCCTGGTGGTAGCAAGCGAGTCGGCCATGGCCCTGCTCGACCTCGACCCGGCCCAGGCCGAACAGCCGGTATTCGCCGAGTTGTTCAGCGGCCACAAGATGTGGGAAGAAGCCGACCCTCGGGCGATGGTTTATTCCGGCCACCAGTTCGGCTCGTACAACCCGCGCCTGGGTGATGGCCGTGGCCTGCTGCTGGCCGAGGTAGTCAACGATGCGGGCGACCACTGGGACCTGCACCTCAAGGGCGCTGGCCAGACCCCGTACTCACGCATGGGCGACGGCCGCGCCGTGTTGCGTTCGTCGATCCGCGAGTTCCTCGCCTCCGAAGCCCTGCACGCCTTGGGCATCCCCACCAGCCGGGCGCTGTGCGTGATCGGTTCCAGCACCGCGGTGTGGCGCGAAACCCGCGAAAGCGCTGCCATGCTCACGCGCCTGGCGCAGAGCCATGTGCGCTTCGGGCATTTCGAATATTTCTACTACACCAAACAGCCCGAACAGCAGCGGGTGCTGATCGACCATGTATTGCAGCAGCACTACCCCGAATGCTGTGACGCCGAACAACCGTACCTGGCCATGTTCCGCACCATCGTCGAGCGCAACGCCGAACTGATCGCCCGCTGGCAAGCCTATGGCTTCTGCCACGGCGTGATGAACACCGACAACATGTCGATCCTGGGCATCACCTTCGACTTCGGCCCATACGCCTTCCTCGATGACTTCGACGCCAACTTCATCTGCAACCACTCCGACGACCGTGGCCGCTACAGCTACGCCAACCAGGTGCCCATCGCCCACTGGAACCTCAGCGCACTGGCCCAGGCCCTGACCACGGTGATCGAGGTTGAGCCACTGAAAGAGGCACTGGGGCTGTTCCTGCCGCTGTACCAGGCCCACTACCTGGACCTGATGCGCCGGCGCCTGGGCCTGACCAGCGCCGAGGACGACGACATGGCACTGGTCGAGCGCCTGCTGCAGTGCATGCAGCGTGGTGGCGTGGACTACAACCTGTTCTTCCGAAAGCTGGGCGAACAACCGGTGGCCGAGGCGCTGCAGGTGGTACGCAACGACTTTATCGACCTGGCCGGTTTCGATGCATGGGGCACTGACTACCTGGCCCGCTGCGAGCGCGACGCAGGTAATGCCGAAGGGCGCCGTGAGCGCATGCATGCAGTGAACCCGCTGTACATACTGCGCAACTACCTGGCGCAGAAAGCAATCGAAGCGGCTGAAGCGGGGGATTACAGCGAGGTGCGGCAGCTGCATCAGGTACTGAGCAAGCCCTTCGAAGAGCAGCCTGGGATGCAGGCCTATGCCGAGCGCCCGCCGGAGTGGGGCAAGCACCTGGAAATCAGCTGTTCTTCCTGA
- a CDS encoding LysR substrate-binding domain-containing protein, producing the protein MELRHLRYFIAVAEELHFGRAAQQLGISQPPLSQQIQALEQELGARLFERTNRRVELSEAGRLFLEEARQVLAQVEKAADVARRAQLGELGEMKIGFTSSAPFTSKIPKAIHAFRQRFPAVHLNLKEMSSRDVAEGVFDESIEVGLMRPMPLPEGLLATELFREPLVAVINASHPLAEGTEQGVHMAALAHEPFVFFPRSYGSGLHAQLLSLARQAGFSPHFAQEAGEAMTIIGLVSAGLGVSVLPASFQRMRIDGVVYRTLLDEGAMTAVWLVQRERGGSAMARAFAELVTGQAYG; encoded by the coding sequence ATGGAACTGCGCCATCTGCGTTACTTCATCGCCGTGGCCGAGGAGCTGCACTTTGGCCGTGCGGCCCAGCAACTGGGTATTTCACAGCCGCCTTTGAGCCAGCAGATCCAGGCGCTGGAGCAGGAGTTGGGGGCGCGGTTGTTTGAGCGTACCAATCGTCGGGTCGAGCTGAGCGAGGCGGGGCGGCTGTTCCTTGAAGAAGCGCGCCAAGTGCTGGCGCAGGTAGAGAAGGCCGCCGATGTGGCCCGGCGTGCCCAGTTGGGGGAACTGGGCGAGATGAAGATCGGCTTTACGTCGTCTGCGCCATTCACCTCGAAAATTCCCAAGGCCATCCATGCCTTTCGCCAGCGCTTTCCGGCGGTGCACCTGAACCTCAAGGAGATGAGCAGCCGCGATGTTGCCGAAGGGGTATTCGACGAGTCCATCGAGGTGGGGCTGATGCGGCCCATGCCGCTGCCGGAGGGTTTGCTGGCCACCGAGTTGTTCCGGGAGCCGCTGGTCGCGGTGATCAATGCTTCGCATCCGTTGGCGGAAGGAACCGAACAGGGCGTGCACATGGCGGCGCTGGCCCATGAGCCGTTTGTGTTCTTCCCACGCAGTTATGGCAGCGGCTTGCATGCGCAGTTGCTGAGCCTTGCCCGGCAGGCGGGATTCAGTCCGCATTTTGCCCAGGAGGCGGGGGAGGCGATGACCATCATCGGCCTGGTTTCGGCAGGGCTGGGGGTATCGGTGCTGCCGGCGTCGTTCCAGCGCATGCGTATTGACGGGGTGGTTTACCGCACCTTGCTCGATGAGGGGGCGATGACGGCAGTGTGGCTGGTGCAGCGCGAGCGTGGTGGGTCGGCGATGGCGCGGGCGTTTGCGGAGTTGGTCACCGGGCAGGCCTATGGCTGA
- the mscK gene encoding mechanosensitive channel MscK — translation MSLRVYLRTALFGLCLSLSFAATAAEAPTTASIQNSLDKIAERKLPEADQKALQQVLEQTLSLLASKEDNEKKLAALKQQLTSAPKETSDSQKELARLNESKAQPVAQRYATLSVPQLEQMLSERNTQQGELQKALSEANSLIINSQTRPERAQAEISNSQARTQQINNILKTGKDGGKSINADQRNQLNAELASLNALTLLRRQELAGNSLLQDLGNARHDLLIERAARLEQEIQDLQTLINEKRLAQSQQAVTQQSIEAQKAGGSSLLASESAANLKLSDYLLKSTDRLNELTQQNLRTKQQLDSLTQADQALDEQISVLKGSLLLSKILYKQKQALPHLKLDRDLADQIADIRLYQFEINQQREQMSSPVTYVDKLLANQPQEDVTPALRKALLEIAITRSDLLERLNRELSALLNESITLQLNQKQLLGTAQGLRTTLDEQMFWIPSNKPLDWDWLTFVPERFAKQVADLPWGSGLKELADGLSQRPLLFLPLLLVIGALLWRRKYLYQRLSKVHQDIGHFRRDSQWHTPQAILINILLAMPVSLGLALCSYALQIDARGQNANLGAALWQLAQAWLVFYTAYRILAPGGVAEVHFRWHKPQVEFLRGWVRRLGSVVLALVGVVAVAEHQPSALADDVLGIGVVLTCYALMAWLLSRLLASSPAHRDTSLFRRAVGVAFTALPIALFVAVCFGYYYTALKLTDRLIYTLYLLMFWLVIEAAFVRGLSVAARRLAYQRALSKRAAAKEGLDGEVITEEPTLDIEQVNQQSLRLIRLALLGGFIAGLYWVWSDLISVFSYLNNFTLYEYTSGTGAAASMVPISLGDLLGALVIVGITFALAGNLPGLLEVLVLSRLNLAQGSAYATTTLLSYTIVGVGIVSTLSTLGVSWDKLQWLVAALSVGLGFGMQEIFANFISGIMILFERPVRIGDTITIGNLSGTVSKIRIRATTITDFDRKDIIVPNKTFITGQLINWSLTDTVTRVTLKLGIDYGSDLDLVRDLLLKGAHENPRVLKDPEPIVYFLNFGESSLDHELRMHVRDLGDRNPTLDEINRYINREFKAHNIKISVRQVEVFLMDAKGGKQQLISMDQPKTDGTASA, via the coding sequence ATGTCCCTGCGCGTGTACCTTCGCACAGCCCTGTTCGGGCTGTGCCTGTCCCTTTCCTTTGCCGCTACCGCCGCAGAGGCTCCGACCACCGCCAGCATCCAGAACAGCCTCGACAAGATCGCTGAGCGCAAGCTGCCTGAAGCCGACCAGAAGGCGCTGCAGCAGGTGCTCGAACAAACCTTGAGCCTGCTGGCCAGCAAGGAAGACAACGAGAAGAAGCTGGCCGCACTCAAGCAACAACTGACCAGCGCCCCGAAAGAAACCAGCGACAGCCAGAAAGAGCTCGCCAGGCTCAACGAAAGCAAGGCACAGCCCGTGGCCCAGCGCTACGCCACCCTCAGCGTGCCGCAGCTCGAGCAGATGCTCAGCGAACGCAACACCCAACAGGGTGAGCTGCAGAAGGCGTTGTCCGAAGCCAACAGCCTGATCATCAATTCGCAAACCCGCCCGGAGCGCGCACAAGCCGAGATCAGCAACAGCCAGGCACGCACCCAGCAGATCAACAACATCCTTAAAACCGGCAAGGACGGCGGTAAATCCATCAACGCCGACCAGCGCAACCAGCTGAACGCCGAGCTGGCCTCGCTCAATGCGCTGACCCTGCTGCGCCGCCAGGAACTGGCCGGCAACAGCCTGCTGCAAGACCTCGGTAACGCCCGCCACGACCTTTTGATCGAGCGCGCCGCGCGCCTGGAGCAGGAAATCCAGGACCTGCAGACCCTGATCAACGAAAAGCGTCTGGCCCAATCCCAGCAAGCCGTCACCCAGCAGTCGATCGAAGCACAAAAGGCGGGGGGCAGCAGCCTGCTGGCCAGCGAAAGTGCGGCCAACCTTAAGCTTTCCGACTACCTGCTCAAAAGCACTGACCGCCTCAACGAACTGACCCAGCAGAACCTGCGCACCAAGCAGCAACTCGACAGCCTGACACAGGCCGACCAGGCGCTGGACGAGCAAATCAGCGTACTCAAGGGCAGCCTGCTGCTGTCGAAGATTCTCTACAAGCAAAAGCAGGCCCTGCCACACCTGAAGCTCGACCGTGACCTGGCCGACCAGATTGCCGATATCCGCCTGTACCAGTTCGAGATCAACCAGCAGCGCGAGCAAATGAGCAGCCCGGTGACGTATGTCGACAAGCTGCTGGCCAACCAGCCGCAGGAAGACGTCACCCCCGCGTTACGCAAGGCACTGCTGGAAATCGCCATCACCCGAAGCGACCTGCTGGAACGCCTCAACCGCGAACTGTCGGCACTGCTCAACGAATCGATCACCCTGCAACTCAACCAGAAGCAACTGCTCGGCACTGCGCAGGGCCTGCGCACCACCCTTGATGAGCAGATGTTCTGGATCCCCAGCAACAAGCCGCTGGACTGGGACTGGTTGACGTTTGTACCGGAACGCTTTGCCAAACAGGTTGCAGACCTGCCCTGGGGCTCCGGCCTGAAAGAGCTGGCAGACGGCCTGAGCCAACGCCCTTTGCTGTTTCTGCCGCTGCTGCTGGTAATCGGCGCCCTGCTGTGGCGCCGCAAGTACCTGTATCAACGGCTGAGCAAGGTGCACCAGGATATCGGCCACTTCCGCCGTGACAGCCAGTGGCATACGCCCCAGGCGATCCTCATCAACATCCTCCTGGCAATGCCGGTGAGCCTGGGCCTGGCCCTGTGCAGCTATGCCCTGCAGATCGACGCCCGCGGGCAGAACGCCAACCTTGGCGCGGCGCTTTGGCAACTGGCCCAGGCCTGGCTGGTGTTCTACACCGCCTACCGTATCCTCGCCCCCGGCGGCGTGGCAGAAGTCCACTTCCGCTGGCACAAGCCACAGGTCGAATTCCTGCGAGGCTGGGTGCGCAGGCTGGGTAGCGTGGTGCTGGCACTGGTGGGCGTGGTAGCAGTGGCCGAGCACCAGCCTTCGGCGCTGGCCGACGACGTACTGGGCATCGGCGTGGTGCTGACCTGCTATGCACTGATGGCCTGGCTGCTCAGCCGCCTGCTGGCGAGCAGCCCGGCGCACCGCGACACCTCGCTGTTCCGCAGGGCCGTCGGGGTGGCGTTCACCGCCCTGCCCATCGCCTTGTTCGTGGCCGTGTGCTTCGGCTACTACTACACCGCACTCAAGCTCACCGACCGGCTGATCTACACCCTTTACCTGCTGATGTTCTGGCTGGTGATCGAGGCCGCCTTCGTGCGTGGCCTGTCGGTGGCCGCTCGGCGCCTGGCCTATCAGCGAGCCCTGAGCAAACGTGCAGCGGCCAAGGAAGGACTGGATGGCGAAGTCATCACCGAAGAGCCGACACTGGATATCGAGCAGGTCAACCAGCAGTCGCTGCGCCTGATCCGCCTGGCCTTGCTGGGCGGCTTCATTGCCGGCCTGTACTGGGTGTGGTCAGACCTGATCTCGGTGTTCTCCTACCTCAACAACTTCACGTTGTATGAATACACCAGCGGCACCGGCGCCGCCGCCAGCATGGTGCCGATCAGCCTGGGTGACCTGCTGGGCGCGCTGGTGATCGTCGGCATCACCTTTGCCCTGGCCGGCAACTTGCCGGGCTTGCTGGAAGTACTGGTGCTGTCACGCCTGAATCTGGCCCAAGGCAGTGCCTACGCCACCACCACACTGCTGTCGTACACCATCGTCGGGGTCGGCATCGTCAGCACCTTGTCGACCCTGGGTGTGAGCTGGGACAAGCTGCAATGGCTGGTGGCCGCGTTGTCGGTGGGCCTGGGCTTCGGCATGCAGGAAATCTTCGCCAACTTCATTTCCGGCATCATGATCCTGTTCGAACGACCGGTACGGATTGGCGACACCATTACCATCGGCAACCTGTCCGGTACGGTGAGCAAGATCCGCATCCGCGCCACTACCATCACCGACTTCGACCGCAAGGACATCATCGTCCCCAACAAGACCTTCATCACCGGCCAGTTGATCAACTGGTCGCTGACCGACACGGTCACCCGGGTAACCCTGAAGCTGGGCATCGACTACGGCTCCGACCTGGACCTGGTGCGCGACCTGCTGCTCAAGGGTGCGCATGAAAATCCGCGCGTGCTCAAGGACCCGGAGCCGATCGTATACTTCCTCAACTTCGGCGAAAGCTCGCTGGACCACGAGTTGCGCATGCACGTACGTGATCTGGGCGACCGTAACCCGACGCTGGACGAGATCAACCGCTACATCAACCGCGAGTTCAAGGCGCACAACATCAAGATCTCGGTACGCCAGGTCGAGGTGTTCCTGATGGATGCCAAAGGTGGCAAGCAACAGCTGATTTCCATGGATCAGCCGAAAACGGATGGCACTGCTTCAGCCTGA
- the hemE gene encoding uroporphyrinogen decarboxylase: protein MTALKNDRFLRALLKQPVDVTPVWMMRQAGRYLPEYRASRAKAGDFMSLCMNPQFACEVTMQPLDRYPLDAAILFSDILTIPDAMGLGLYFETGEGPRFKKVISTPADIEALPIPDPQKDLGYVMDAVSTIRRELNGRVPLIGFSGSPWTLATYMVEGGSSKDFRKTKAMAYDNPQALHLLLDKLAQSVTSYLNGQILAGAQAVQIFDTWGGNLSAAAYQEFSLAYMRKIVSGLIREHEGRKVPVILFTKNGGLWLESIAEAGADALGLDWTCEIGDARRRVGDKVALQGNMDPTVLYAKPEAIRQEVARILASYGQGTGHVFNLGHGITPEVDPEHAGVFINAVHELSAQYHQ from the coding sequence ATGACTGCCCTGAAGAACGACCGTTTCCTGCGTGCACTGCTCAAGCAACCCGTAGACGTCACCCCGGTGTGGATGATGCGCCAGGCCGGCCGCTACCTGCCGGAGTACCGCGCCAGCCGCGCCAAGGCCGGGGACTTCATGAGCCTGTGCATGAACCCGCAGTTCGCCTGCGAGGTCACGATGCAGCCGCTGGACCGCTACCCGCTGGACGCAGCGATCCTGTTCTCGGACATCCTCACCATCCCCGACGCCATGGGCCTGGGCCTGTACTTCGAAACCGGCGAAGGCCCGCGTTTCAAGAAGGTCATCAGCACCCCGGCCGATATCGAAGCACTGCCAATCCCCGACCCGCAAAAAGACCTCGGCTACGTGATGGACGCAGTCAGCACCATTCGCCGCGAGCTTAACGGCCGCGTGCCGTTGATCGGCTTCTCCGGCAGCCCCTGGACCTTGGCCACCTACATGGTCGAAGGCGGCTCGTCGAAGGATTTTCGCAAGACCAAGGCCATGGCCTACGACAACCCGCAAGCCCTGCACCTGTTGCTGGACAAGCTGGCGCAGTCGGTCACCAGTTACCTCAACGGCCAGATCCTGGCCGGTGCCCAGGCCGTGCAGATCTTCGACACCTGGGGCGGCAACCTCTCGGCGGCGGCGTATCAGGAGTTTTCCCTGGCTTATATGCGCAAGATTGTCAGCGGCCTGATCCGCGAGCACGAAGGCCGCAAGGTGCCGGTGATCCTGTTCACCAAGAATGGCGGTCTGTGGCTGGAGAGCATCGCCGAAGCCGGCGCCGACGCGCTGGGCCTGGACTGGACTTGCGAGATCGGCGACGCCCGCCGCCGCGTGGGTGACAAGGTGGCTCTGCAGGGCAACATGGACCCTACTGTGTTGTACGCAAAACCCGAGGCTATCCGCCAGGAAGTGGCGCGTATCCTGGCCAGCTATGGCCAAGGCACTGGCCATGTGTTCAACCTGGGCCACGGCATTACACCGGAAGTCGACCCGGAGCACGCTGGCGTGTTCATCAACGCCGTGCACGAGCTGTCGGCGCAGTACCACCAGTGA
- a CDS encoding ParA family protein, translating into MRRVVFNQKGGVGKSSIACNLAAVSANEGYRTLLIDLDAQANSTQYLTGLTGEDIPMGIADFFKQSLSSGPFSKKNKVDIYETPFDNLHVVTATAELADLQPKLEAKHKINKLRKLLDELDEDYDRIYIDTPPALNFYAVSALIAADRVLIPFDCDSFSRQALYGLLAEIEDLKEDHNEDLMVEGIVVNQFQSRASLPQQMLDELQAEGLPVLPVYLSSSVKMRESHHASLPLIHLEPKHKLTLQFVELHSLLEENA; encoded by the coding sequence ATGCGGCGCGTGGTGTTCAATCAGAAAGGTGGCGTGGGCAAGTCGAGCATTGCCTGTAACCTGGCGGCGGTCAGTGCCAATGAAGGCTACCGGACCCTGCTGATCGACCTGGATGCCCAGGCCAACTCGACCCAGTACCTCACCGGCCTCACCGGCGAGGACATCCCCATGGGCATTGCCGATTTCTTCAAGCAGAGCCTGTCCAGCGGACCGTTCAGCAAGAAGAACAAGGTCGATATCTACGAAACCCCTTTCGATAACCTGCATGTGGTCACCGCCACTGCCGAGCTGGCCGACCTGCAGCCCAAGCTTGAGGCAAAGCACAAGATCAACAAGCTGCGTAAATTGCTCGACGAGCTGGACGAGGACTACGATCGTATCTACATCGATACCCCGCCGGCGCTCAATTTTTATGCAGTATCTGCGCTGATCGCTGCCGATCGCGTGCTGATCCCCTTCGACTGCGACAGCTTCTCGCGCCAGGCCCTTTATGGCCTGCTGGCCGAAATCGAAGACCTCAAGGAGGACCACAACGAAGACCTGATGGTCGAAGGGATTGTGGTCAACCAGTTCCAGTCCCGCGCCAGCCTTCCGCAGCAAATGCTCGACGAGCTGCAAGCCGAGGGCCTGCCGGTGCTACCGGTGTACCTGAGCAGCTCGGTGAAGATGCGCGAGTCGCACCACGCCAGCTTGCCGCTGATTCATCTGGAGCCGAAGCATAAGCTCACCCTGCAGTTTGTCGAGTTGCATTCGCTGCTTGAAGAAAACGCTTAA